A region from the Mesorhizobium sp. J8 genome encodes:
- the rpoN gene encoding RNA polymerase factor sigma-54, whose product MLSSARLLQRQKQSMVASPQLIESIRLLQLARAELHQFVEQELEKNPLLEPASNDGEALGDVLPNSGEDQYTGASENVTVKPTSAESPERLGEWKSLRNTTNVPEGGRPALDEFAACIETLHDHVARQIALTAFTPQERLIAGELAAHLEDTGYLRVDLLELAGRVGARETDVERVLATLQHFDPPGIFARTLGECLEIQLRQRDRFDPAMAALVANLEKLARRDFQALKQRCCVDEDDLLEMLHEIRALDPKPGNRFQSGAPETIVPDVWVTPSPGGGWQVELDPDALPKVLINQTYYAEVSRHTAQNSKDQAFLNECLQNANWLIRSLDQRAKTILKVATEIVRQQDAFLEHGVAHLRPLNLRTVAEAINVHESTVSRVTSNKYMLTPRGVFELKYFFTVAIASCQGGDAHSAEAVRHQIKSIVAQESPRDVLSDDDIAVRLKETGINVARRTVTKYREAMNIPSSVQRRREKRLLLNGDQAWPPHTADERGS is encoded by the coding sequence ATGCTGTCCTCGGCAAGGCTGCTTCAACGCCAGAAGCAATCAATGGTGGCATCGCCTCAGCTCATTGAGTCGATTCGCCTGCTGCAACTGGCTCGCGCCGAGCTGCATCAATTCGTGGAGCAGGAACTCGAGAAGAATCCGCTTTTGGAGCCTGCTTCAAACGACGGCGAGGCTCTTGGCGATGTTTTGCCGAACTCAGGAGAGGATCAGTACACCGGCGCAAGCGAAAACGTCACTGTTAAGCCTACGAGCGCGGAGTCCCCCGAGCGGCTCGGGGAATGGAAGTCGCTGCGCAACACGACGAATGTCCCCGAGGGTGGTCGGCCTGCCCTGGACGAGTTCGCCGCCTGCATAGAAACACTGCATGACCATGTCGCTCGTCAGATCGCGCTGACCGCATTCACACCACAGGAGCGGCTGATTGCCGGCGAGCTTGCCGCTCATCTAGAGGACACCGGCTATCTTCGGGTAGATCTTCTGGAACTCGCCGGCAGAGTAGGTGCGCGGGAAACGGATGTGGAACGGGTTCTCGCAACCTTGCAGCACTTTGATCCGCCGGGAATTTTTGCGCGCACCCTCGGCGAATGTCTCGAGATCCAGTTGCGCCAGCGAGACCGGTTCGACCCGGCGATGGCCGCTTTGGTTGCCAATCTTGAGAAGCTTGCGCGACGCGATTTTCAGGCATTGAAGCAGCGCTGCTGCGTCGACGAAGACGATCTTCTCGAGATGTTGCATGAAATCCGTGCGCTCGATCCCAAGCCTGGAAACCGCTTCCAATCTGGAGCGCCGGAAACCATTGTACCCGACGTGTGGGTCACGCCCTCGCCCGGAGGTGGATGGCAGGTCGAACTTGACCCGGACGCGCTGCCCAAGGTTTTGATCAACCAAACCTACTATGCGGAAGTCTCGCGACACACGGCGCAGAATTCGAAAGACCAAGCGTTTCTGAACGAATGCCTGCAAAATGCGAACTGGTTGATCCGCAGCCTCGATCAGCGTGCCAAGACGATTCTTAAGGTTGCGACTGAAATCGTGCGCCAACAGGATGCCTTCTTGGAACACGGCGTCGCGCATCTGCGGCCTCTCAATCTCAGGACTGTCGCTGAGGCGATCAACGTGCACGAGTCGACGGTGAGCCGGGTGACCTCGAACAAGTATATGCTCACGCCACGCGGTGTATTCGAACTGAAGTATTTTTTCACGGTGGCGATTGCCTCCTGCCAAGGCGGTGACGCGCACTCCGCCGAAGCCGTCCGGCACCAGATCAAGTCGATAGTTGCTCAAGAGTCGCCTCGTGACGTGCTCTCCGATGATGACATCGCCGTCCGGCTGAAGGAAACCGGCATCAATGTTGCGCGCCGCACCGTCACAAAATATCGCGAAGCGATGAATATCCCCTCCTCCGTGCAACGGCGCCGGGAAAAACGCCTACTGCTCAATGGCGATCAAGCCTGGCCGCCTCATACCGCTGACGAACGCGGCTCTTAA
- a CDS encoding peroxiredoxin, translating to MTLTKKVPFVTFRTRVRDESIEGPNPYRWEDKTSDDYFGGKCVILFSLPGAFTPTCSTYQLPDFEKLYDEFKKEGIDAIYCISVNDAFVMNAWGKSLGLQKVELIPDGSGEFTRKMGMLVAKDNLGFGLRSWRYAALINDGEVDQWFEEEGFSDNCETDPYDISSPQNVLETLKAAA from the coding sequence ATGACCCTCACGAAGAAGGTTCCCTTCGTTACCTTTCGCACCCGTGTTCGCGATGAGTCTATCGAGGGGCCAAATCCATACCGCTGGGAAGACAAGACATCCGATGACTATTTCGGCGGCAAGTGCGTCATCCTGTTTTCGCTGCCTGGCGCCTTTACCCCTACGTGCTCGACCTACCAGCTACCCGATTTCGAAAAACTCTATGACGAGTTCAAGAAGGAGGGAATTGACGCAATCTACTGCATCTCCGTCAACGATGCCTTCGTCATGAATGCGTGGGGCAAATCTTTAGGCCTCCAGAAGGTCGAGCTAATCCCGGACGGCTCCGGCGAGTTCACGCGCAAAATGGGCATGCTGGTTGCGAAGGACAATCTCGGCTTCGGACTGCGCTCCTGGCGCTACGCCGCTCTGATCAACGACGGCGAGGTGGACCAGTGGTTCGAGGAAGAAGGTTTTTCCGACAACTGCGAGACCGATCCCTATGACATCTCATCCCCGCAAAACGTTCTTGAGACGCTGAAGGCCGCCGCATGA